One stretch of Candidatus Atribacteria bacterium ADurb.Bin276 DNA includes these proteins:
- the pstB gene encoding Phosphate import ATP-binding protein PstB, translating to MDKDESKLKVLNFNANFGEKQILYDISLEIPDNRVTAIIGPSGCGKSTLLRSVNRMNDFIENFLIRGEIIFENQNIYGEEVDPVELRQRIGMVFQRPNPFPKSIFENIAYGLRVQGWKDRQAIAEQVEKSLLAAALWDEVKDRLNSLAFDLSGGQQQRLCIARAIAVEPEILLMDEPASALDPIATARIEELIKDLKEKYTIVIVTHNMQEAARTSDYTAFLLLGRLIEYGLTDQIFTNPQKKETEEYLTGRFG from the coding sequence ATGGATAAGGATGAAAGCAAATTAAAAGTATTAAATTTTAATGCCAATTTTGGAGAGAAGCAAATATTATACGATATTAGCCTTGAAATACCAGATAATCGGGTTACAGCAATAATTGGTCCATCGGGGTGTGGTAAGTCAACTTTATTACGCAGTGTTAATCGCATGAACGACTTTATTGAAAATTTTTTAATTCGTGGTGAAATCATTTTTGAGAATCAGAATATATATGGAGAAGAGGTTGATCCAGTTGAGCTCCGACAGAGAATAGGAATGGTTTTTCAAAGACCAAATCCTTTTCCAAAAAGTATTTTTGAAAATATTGCTTATGGACTTCGAGTTCAAGGTTGGAAGGATCGCCAGGCAATTGCTGAACAGGTTGAAAAAAGTTTACTGGCAGCTGCGCTATGGGATGAAGTGAAAGATCGTTTAAATTCATTGGCATTTGATCTTTCAGGAGGTCAACAGCAACGGCTTTGTATTGCTCGAGCTATTGCGGTTGAGCCAGAAATACTTCTCATGGACGAACCAGCTTCAGCCTTGGATCCAATCGCTACAGCTCGAATTGAAGAGCTCATCAAAGATCTCAAGGAGAAATATACCATTGTGATCGTTACTCATAATATGCAGGAAGCTGCTCGTACCTCGGATTATACCGCTTTTCTCTTATTGGGACGATTGATTGAATATGGGTTGACTGATCAAATTTTTACCAACCCCCAAAAGAAAGAAACCGAAGAATATCTCACCGGTCGATTCGGTTGA
- the pstA gene encoding Phosphate transport system permease protein PstA has protein sequence MDIRLKTKYLSQKIWFFIFFLSIATICFALGFIIYFLVVRGYKVINWEFLTALPSRGMTEGGILPAIVGTLYLIIGSIVVSLPLGVFSAVYLEEYAKPSPTVTLLRLAIHCLAGVPSVVFGLFGLGIFVKLFGFGVSLLSGSLTLGIMALPIVITSVEEALKTVPLSFREASLALGATKWVTIRRVVLPAALPGILTGLILSVGRVAGETAPILFTAAAFYARGLPRSIFDRVLALPYHIYGLMTEGTRPEKQVPIAYGTALVLLIMVLLVNFLAIYLRRRSRSARKW, from the coding sequence CTTAAAAACGAAGTATTTATCACAAAAAATCTGGTTTTTTATCTTTTTTCTCTCCATAGCCACTATTTGTTTTGCCCTGGGTTTTATCATTTATTTTTTAGTTGTTCGAGGGTATAAAGTAATCAATTGGGAATTTCTCACCGCTTTACCTTCCCGAGGGATGACCGAAGGAGGAATTCTTCCAGCAATCGTTGGGACGCTTTATCTCATAATCGGCAGTATTGTTGTTTCTCTTCCTCTTGGAGTTTTTTCAGCGGTGTATTTAGAAGAATATGCCAAACCATCGCCAACGGTTACGCTGCTCCGATTAGCAATTCATTGTTTAGCTGGTGTTCCTTCGGTGGTTTTTGGCTTATTTGGTTTGGGAATATTTGTTAAATTATTTGGATTTGGAGTCTCTCTTCTCTCTGGATCGCTTACCTTGGGGATTATGGCTCTACCGATAGTCATTACTTCGGTAGAAGAAGCGTTAAAAACTGTACCACTTTCCTTTCGAGAAGCTTCTCTGGCACTTGGTGCAACCAAATGGGTGACAATTCGACGGGTTGTACTTCCAGCTGCGCTTCCTGGTATATTAACCGGATTAATTCTGTCGGTTGGTAGGGTCGCTGGTGAAACCGCCCCCATTTTATTCACAGCCGCAGCTTTTTATGCCCGAGGGCTTCCTCGCTCTATTTTTGACCGGGTTTTAGCGCTTCCCTATCATATATACGGTTTAATGACCGAAGGTACTCGCCCCGAAAAACAAGTACCAATTGCCTATGGTACTGCTTTGGTCCTTCTAATTATGGTTCTCTTAGTTAACTTTTTAGCCATATATCTCAGGCGGCGATCAAGATCAGCTCGAAAGTGGTGA
- the exbD gene encoding Biopolymer transport protein ExbD: MFRFRQKKPRRQPEINLTPMIDVVLQLIIFFIVTTTFISIESGAKVNLPSADFSKIEEVKTITVTITENNMLYVNGALVDANELPSAVVVALRNEPEATVIVEADKQVLHGKVVSVMDILKKAGAEKIAIATQPTKEE; this comes from the coding sequence ATGTTCCGATTTCGACAAAAGAAACCGAGGCGCCAGCCTGAAATTAACCTCACTCCGATGATCGATGTGGTGCTCCAATTAATAATATTTTTTATTGTAACCACCACGTTCATCAGCATTGAAAGTGGGGCCAAGGTGAATCTTCCCTCGGCAGATTTTTCCAAAATTGAGGAAGTCAAGACTATCACTGTAACCATAACCGAAAACAACATGCTCTATGTCAATGGTGCTCTCGTTGATGCCAATGAGCTTCCCTCGGCGGTTGTGGTGGCATTGCGTAATGAACCAGAGGCGACAGTCATTGTAGAGGCAGATAAGCAGGTTTTGCACGGAAAAGTTGTTTCGGTCATGGATATTCTTAAAAAGGCCGGAGCTGAGAAAATAGCCATCGCCACTCAACCGACCAAAGAAGAATAA
- the exbB gene encoding Biopolymer transport protein ExbB, with the protein MQIFTVIGKGGLIMYPIVASSVIFLAVFIERWYVLRHSKERVKRYLRALRKAINQRDLRNIVDISQKNPGPASRIIMAGIKKYLNGVPREAKEAMEAVAMQEFPYFEKRLGVLSTIASVAPLLGLLGTVTGMIRTFNVIASIGVGKPTEMAGGISEALITTAAGLSVAIPTVIGHYYLSQIAESIMNDIEKASSEVLDIIEELRINNGNEGVIFEETKSPEGVEENVPISTKETEAPA; encoded by the coding sequence ATGCAGATATTTACTGTAATTGGCAAGGGCGGATTAATCATGTATCCGATCGTGGCCTCATCGGTTATTTTCTTAGCAGTTTTTATCGAGAGGTGGTATGTTTTACGGCATTCAAAAGAAAGAGTAAAGAGATATTTAAGGGCGTTGAGAAAAGCTATTAATCAAAGAGACTTGCGGAACATTGTTGACATTAGCCAGAAAAATCCTGGTCCAGCATCGCGGATTATCATGGCAGGTATAAAAAAATATCTGAATGGTGTTCCTCGGGAAGCAAAAGAAGCAATGGAAGCTGTAGCCATGCAGGAGTTTCCTTATTTTGAAAAGCGCTTGGGAGTGCTATCGACTATTGCGAGTGTTGCCCCGTTATTAGGGTTGCTTGGAACGGTTACTGGAATGATTCGAACTTTTAATGTTATTGCCTCGATTGGAGTGGGAAAACCAACCGAAATGGCAGGAGGAATCTCTGAAGCATTGATAACAACTGCTGCTGGATTATCAGTCGCTATTCCTACGGTTATTGGTCACTACTATCTTTCCCAGATTGCCGAAAGCATTATGAACGATATTGAAAAAGCCAGTTCAGAGGTTTTAGATATTATTGAAGAGCTTAGAATTAATAATGGAAATGAAGGAGTAATCTTCGAGGAAACCAAGAGCCCAGAAGGAGTTGAGGAGAATGTTCCGATTTCGACAAAAGAAACCGAGGCGCCAGCCTGA
- a CDS encoding tetratricopeptide repeat protein, producing MKFRFFSWLLGMCLVFSLGFFSVYAQEAPTIAILPLSMRDEVDGYLGYYLRDLIKDALDDMEQVEVIDNIMIDEILRESKIPRDVVLVQSMAQVLGKRIGGDYLLSGSYRIRQLGDKERLVVSVRLFDLNQEVMIDLKSNVFDINNPDEFRQLIVPEVLKSLNIDFALSVEPFRYETQLIFPLYRAVEKMDEALRTYGSAQFPDKPLWKEAFAEAQETIDAVPEYLESYYYLAYMYQKTGWLAKEVETWMEYVKLLEGSGKGKNSIQRASRAYLRLANSYLSQKKYDMAEQSINQALQINPDIAEAYFLLGKIAYDQGKSAQAQEYWNKAYFLDPSLKEAQYFAGEAGKAAVYGKDAYESYRTGYTYYANGDLKTAEGYFRNAAQLNPDMKEAQYWLGRTLYDLGKLADAEVTWRKVIEIDPFDSQAKRFLERTIQEKQYGRNALSQFRQGFDLYQEAKYAEAIPYFERAVQESPRFPDAHEYLARSYYLLGQKDKYLKEREKSLNLIEQPADKAWQYYLVGYELFSWNEKEKAIGYLQKAVAVDDRLSEAHLLLGEIYGSMNQWKQAAYHYAQASSVPENNTEEDQSSVLWGASVSYVQLGEWDKALEFLNELVKKYPYADFIEEAESLRIEAMVKMGQYRDARVSVQQFQLRFPSGRFRERVQFYYAFSFYQEKQWKEAVQALESFHKSYPQSQYRKETLEALGYSYRNLGQEEKARSYFSQVEGQENAFLVADTFYREKKWQQALSSFLEYLQTTPQGQYVQEARLKLASCYLETNQVELAEKLVNEIAGSLDAKFQLDFLRLTIKLAYKKGNWQKVVEGVGQLEKQSGTLDLEYLYLLAWSQVKLGKESEARELLEKADLNPDEILSDPEIEKISDIMDTLQSGDYPSAILQLKELITEGVNSENSAIVHFLYGKALYFNGNYDEAIQYLKEAVAAGNKDYLEEAYFYLGDIAYKEENWSEAAQWYQRLTTQDNLDLLWRLATSLEKLGKKDQALDIYKKLKGDNAYSERAGIIVLETLYDQKKYQDFLKEATEYLENHPDSVQNEEILYMTAWSAYYLGNAPEALERISLYQDKYPQGQYFDELESLAVDLMIVQKNYQDVLPKLFTLENKLKGEKLEYTWYRIGSVYLKLEGYDRAAFYFEKLLGNVNGKYYTRGGYLMGVCLEYLEQPETALKFYHQIVESGLKDEWVENSQKRISLLTED from the coding sequence ATGAAGTTCCGATTCTTTTCCTGGTTGTTGGGAATGTGCCTGGTTTTTTCCCTGGGATTTTTTTCTGTATACGCCCAAGAGGCGCCTACTATCGCTATTCTTCCACTTTCGATGAGGGATGAAGTCGATGGATATTTAGGTTATTATCTTCGAGACCTCATCAAAGATGCTCTTGATGATATGGAACAGGTTGAAGTCATTGATAACATCATGATTGATGAGATCTTACGTGAATCAAAAATTCCTCGAGATGTAGTTCTCGTTCAGTCGATGGCTCAAGTTTTGGGAAAAAGAATCGGAGGAGATTATTTACTGAGTGGGTCCTATCGGATTCGTCAACTGGGGGATAAAGAGCGTTTAGTTGTGAGTGTGCGCCTTTTTGATTTGAACCAAGAAGTCATGATTGATTTAAAAAGTAATGTTTTTGATATCAACAATCCCGATGAGTTTCGACAGCTGATTGTTCCCGAGGTTCTAAAATCACTTAATATTGATTTTGCTTTATCCGTTGAACCGTTTCGTTATGAAACCCAATTGATCTTTCCTCTCTATCGTGCTGTTGAGAAAATGGATGAAGCGCTTCGGACCTATGGAAGCGCTCAATTTCCCGATAAACCACTCTGGAAAGAGGCTTTTGCCGAAGCTCAAGAAACCATTGATGCTGTCCCAGAATATTTAGAGAGCTACTATTATCTCGCCTATATGTACCAAAAAACTGGATGGTTGGCAAAAGAAGTCGAAACTTGGATGGAGTATGTCAAGCTCCTTGAAGGTTCGGGAAAGGGAAAAAACTCTATACAAAGAGCGTCTCGGGCCTATTTAAGATTAGCGAATTCTTACCTATCTCAAAAGAAATATGATATGGCTGAGCAGAGCATTAATCAGGCTTTACAGATAAACCCGGATATCGCAGAAGCCTATTTTCTTTTAGGCAAAATTGCTTATGACCAAGGAAAGTCAGCCCAAGCACAGGAATATTGGAATAAAGCCTATTTCTTGGATCCATCTCTCAAGGAAGCCCAATATTTTGCTGGTGAAGCTGGGAAAGCGGCAGTCTATGGGAAGGATGCTTATGAATCCTACCGAACCGGTTATACTTATTATGCCAATGGCGATCTCAAAACAGCTGAAGGATACTTTCGCAACGCCGCCCAATTAAATCCGGACATGAAAGAAGCCCAATATTGGTTGGGGAGAACCCTTTACGATCTGGGTAAATTGGCCGACGCCGAAGTGACCTGGAGGAAGGTTATTGAAATAGATCCCTTTGACAGTCAGGCAAAACGCTTCTTAGAAAGAACTATTCAAGAAAAACAATATGGGAGAAATGCTCTGAGCCAATTCCGTCAGGGTTTTGATCTCTATCAAGAAGCAAAATATGCTGAAGCAATTCCCTATTTTGAAAGAGCCGTTCAGGAAAGCCCTCGTTTTCCCGATGCTCATGAATATTTAGCCCGTTCCTATTATTTGTTAGGACAAAAGGATAAATACTTAAAAGAAAGAGAAAAAAGTCTGAATCTCATCGAACAACCGGCTGATAAGGCCTGGCAATATTATTTAGTCGGGTATGAACTTTTTTCTTGGAATGAAAAAGAAAAGGCCATTGGTTACTTACAAAAAGCGGTAGCTGTGGATGACCGTTTGTCGGAAGCTCATCTTCTATTGGGTGAAATATACGGAAGCATGAATCAATGGAAACAAGCTGCTTATCATTATGCCCAAGCCAGTTCTGTCCCCGAAAATAATACCGAAGAAGACCAATCCTCGGTATTGTGGGGAGCGAGTGTTTCATACGTTCAGTTGGGAGAATGGGACAAAGCACTTGAATTCCTCAATGAGCTGGTAAAGAAATATCCTTATGCCGATTTTATTGAAGAAGCAGAGTCATTACGGATTGAAGCGATGGTAAAAATGGGCCAATATCGCGACGCCCGGGTCAGTGTGCAACAATTTCAGTTACGTTTTCCATCGGGACGCTTTCGAGAAAGAGTGCAATTTTATTATGCATTTAGCTTTTATCAAGAAAAGCAGTGGAAAGAAGCTGTTCAAGCCTTAGAATCATTCCATAAAAGTTATCCTCAAAGTCAATATCGGAAAGAAACCTTAGAAGCGTTGGGTTATTCCTATCGAAACTTGGGACAAGAAGAAAAAGCTCGGAGTTATTTTTCTCAAGTCGAAGGTCAGGAAAATGCCTTTTTGGTAGCTGATACTTTCTATCGAGAAAAAAAATGGCAGCAAGCTCTGTCATCATTTTTAGAATACCTGCAAACTACTCCCCAAGGTCAATATGTCCAGGAAGCCAGATTAAAACTGGCCTCATGCTATTTAGAGACCAACCAGGTTGAATTGGCTGAAAAATTGGTTAACGAGATAGCTGGTTCGTTAGATGCTAAGTTTCAACTGGATTTCCTACGCCTCACTATAAAGCTGGCTTATAAAAAAGGGAATTGGCAGAAAGTGGTTGAGGGTGTTGGTCAATTAGAAAAGCAGTCCGGGACGCTCGACCTGGAATATTTATACCTTTTAGCTTGGTCCCAGGTAAAATTAGGAAAAGAATCAGAAGCGAGAGAGTTGTTGGAAAAAGCGGATTTGAATCCCGATGAGATCCTTTCTGATCCGGAAATTGAAAAAATAAGCGATATTATGGATACTCTTCAATCGGGTGATTATCCTTCGGCGATATTACAACTAAAAGAACTCATCACCGAAGGAGTAAATTCTGAGAATAGCGCTATAGTTCATTTTTTATATGGGAAAGCTTTATATTTTAATGGAAATTATGATGAGGCTATCCAATACTTAAAAGAAGCAGTTGCTGCCGGAAACAAAGACTATCTGGAAGAGGCTTACTTTTATTTAGGTGATATTGCCTATAAGGAAGAGAATTGGTCAGAAGCAGCTCAATGGTACCAAAGGTTGACCACCCAGGATAATCTTGACCTTCTCTGGCGACTGGCGACTTCGTTAGAAAAATTGGGGAAAAAGGATCAAGCTCTTGATATTTATAAAAAATTAAAAGGCGACAATGCCTATTCTGAACGAGCTGGCATTATTGTTTTGGAAACTTTATACGATCAGAAAAAATATCAGGACTTTTTAAAGGAAGCCACAGAATATTTAGAGAACCATCCCGATTCGGTTCAAAACGAAGAAATATTATATATGACCGCTTGGTCGGCTTATTATTTAGGAAATGCTCCTGAAGCATTGGAACGGATATCTCTTTATCAGGATAAATACCCTCAAGGGCAATATTTCGATGAATTGGAGTCATTAGCAGTCGATCTTATGATTGTACAAAAGAATTATCAAGATGTCCTTCCCAAATTATTTACTTTAGAAAATAAACTCAAAGGAGAAAAATTGGAGTATACTTGGTATCGTATTGGAAGTGTCTATTTAAAATTAGAAGGATATGATCGAGCGGCTTTCTATTTTGAAAAATTATTAGGAAATGTGAATGGGAAATACTATACTCGGGGTGGATATTTAATGGGTGTTTGTCTTGAATACTTAGAACAACCGGAGACCGCCTTGAAGTTTTATCATCAGATTGTTGAAAGCGGCTTAAAAGACGAATGGGTTGAAAATTCACAGAAACGAATCAGTCTATTGACTGAGGATTAA
- the lgt_2 gene encoding Prolipoprotein diacylglyceryl transferase produces the protein MHSVIFRIGQFPVYAYGFFLGVAFLVGIYYASRRAPGYGVAPDAVVEVSVLCIFGAIIGSRLVFVLLNWDIYRDNLIHIFLIREGGLTFYGGIFGAIFLAIPYIIYKKYSLPALFDICTPAIALGYSIARIGCFLNGCCYGRVCSYTHFPLGVHFPALEGWRYPTQIYAVGYSLLILFFLLKLEKKKVFRGELFFDYLWMYGIARFFIEYFREEPFSVWGIMTAAQFACILIIIIALILREILRRHAIQRSQEHS, from the coding sequence ATGCACAGTGTTATATTTAGAATTGGTCAATTTCCTGTTTATGCCTATGGCTTTTTTTTAGGCGTGGCTTTTTTGGTGGGTATTTATTATGCCTCAAGGCGAGCTCCTGGTTATGGAGTTGCTCCCGATGCAGTGGTTGAAGTCAGTGTGCTCTGTATTTTTGGGGCCATCATTGGGTCTCGCTTAGTTTTTGTTCTCCTCAACTGGGATATTTACCGTGATAACCTCATTCATATCTTTTTAATCCGTGAAGGTGGTCTGACTTTCTATGGTGGTATTTTTGGAGCAATTTTTTTAGCAATTCCTTATATTATTTATAAAAAATATTCTTTACCGGCTTTATTTGATATTTGCACTCCGGCTATAGCTCTGGGCTATTCCATTGCTCGAATTGGTTGTTTTCTCAACGGTTGTTGTTACGGTCGAGTTTGTTCCTATACTCATTTTCCTCTTGGGGTTCATTTCCCTGCTTTAGAGGGGTGGAGATATCCAACTCAAATCTATGCGGTGGGGTATTCTCTTCTGATCCTCTTTTTTTTACTGAAACTGGAGAAAAAAAAGGTTTTTCGTGGAGAGCTCTTTTTTGATTATCTGTGGATGTACGGGATCGCTCGTTTTTTCATTGAGTATTTTCGTGAAGAGCCCTTTTCGGTTTGGGGAATCATGACTGCAGCTCAATTTGCTTGTATATTAATAATTATAATTGCTCTTATTCTACGAGAGATATTGAGAAGACATGCTATCCAACGATCTCAGGAACATTCTTGA
- the yerB gene encoding putative lipoprotein YerB precursor, whose product MNNFLINEKKVWTFSLTLSVIINLVILAAISIYWLSIKYEPPLQDEPMVIQVLEIPSTRKPVTVAPVEEANIAELNPLKDIQNQDVNNEPQIQSEIATEVQQKKEQVTIPKPPIDLPDSEMISESGSPSGAKLVNPGENIDVPEDLKWQGVEAENTLKAQFERSGQSTRLARLAEEGAERIESTVGETLATGELAIPTGQVEKKSPFSKRPISVIIENAPAARPQAGLSKADIVYEIMAEGGITRFLAIYNEGVADNVGPVRSARPYFVMKAAEHNAIFAHAGGSVEAYVYMKEMNIDTIDEFKFFQAFWRSKDRKAPHNLYTSIANLRNQAQRLGYNKPVKGGGGFQIRTPQEALGTEDASQVEILYAGDYRVKYTWDPAQRIYRRYINGNPHVDSLNGQQIKTPNLIIQITEQKVKDEEGRIEITFVGKGTGWILLDGKAAAIRWEKNSIGEKTNFYYADGRDLKINPGALWIEVVSTQNKVAM is encoded by the coding sequence ATGAATAATTTTTTAATTAATGAAAAAAAGGTTTGGACTTTTTCCCTAACCTTATCAGTTATTATTAATCTGGTTATTTTGGCTGCAATATCTATCTATTGGTTATCGATAAAATACGAACCTCCTCTTCAAGATGAACCTATGGTGATTCAGGTTTTAGAAATACCATCCACACGTAAGCCAGTAACAGTTGCTCCAGTTGAAGAAGCCAATATTGCCGAACTGAATCCTTTAAAGGATATTCAAAATCAAGATGTTAATAATGAGCCTCAGATACAAAGCGAGATAGCGACTGAAGTTCAGCAAAAAAAAGAACAGGTTACCATCCCAAAACCACCAATTGACCTTCCCGACTCGGAAATGATTTCTGAATCGGGATCACCTTCGGGAGCAAAATTAGTGAATCCAGGAGAAAATATCGATGTTCCAGAAGATTTAAAATGGCAGGGAGTTGAAGCCGAAAACACCCTGAAAGCCCAGTTTGAAAGATCTGGCCAATCAACCCGTTTAGCCCGTTTGGCTGAGGAAGGAGCAGAAAGGATAGAAAGTACGGTTGGTGAAACATTGGCTACCGGTGAGCTGGCTATACCAACTGGTCAGGTTGAAAAAAAATCTCCCTTTTCTAAACGGCCGATTTCAGTCATAATTGAAAATGCCCCCGCGGCACGACCTCAAGCCGGGCTCAGTAAGGCAGATATCGTCTATGAAATTATGGCTGAAGGTGGAATCACTCGGTTCTTGGCAATATATAACGAAGGTGTAGCGGATAATGTTGGTCCGGTTAGAAGCGCTCGTCCCTATTTTGTGATGAAAGCTGCTGAACATAATGCCATATTTGCACATGCAGGCGGCAGTGTTGAAGCGTATGTCTATATGAAGGAAATGAACATTGATACTATCGATGAATTTAAATTCTTTCAAGCTTTTTGGAGAAGTAAAGATCGAAAAGCCCCTCACAATCTCTACACCTCGATTGCTAACCTCAGAAATCAAGCCCAGCGGTTAGGTTATAATAAACCGGTGAAAGGAGGAGGGGGATTCCAAATACGAACACCCCAAGAAGCCTTAGGAACTGAAGATGCTTCTCAGGTGGAAATCTTGTATGCTGGTGATTATCGAGTAAAATATACCTGGGATCCTGCCCAAAGAATCTATCGAAGATATATCAATGGAAACCCCCATGTCGATTCTTTGAACGGTCAACAAATCAAAACTCCCAATCTAATCATTCAAATTACCGAGCAGAAAGTGAAAGATGAAGAAGGTCGAATAGAAATAACTTTTGTTGGGAAAGGTACTGGATGGATTTTATTAGATGGGAAAGCAGCTGCAATACGCTGGGAAAAGAATTCTATAGGAGAAAAAACCAACTTTTATTATGCTGATGGAAGGGACTTGAAAATTAACCCCGGGGCGCTATGGATAGAAGTGGTCAGTACCCAGAATAAGGTGGCGATGTAA